Proteins encoded by one window of uncultured Draconibacterium sp.:
- a CDS encoding Gfo/Idh/MocA family oxidoreductase: MSNLSRRKFIGTTATGVAAATILPSNVIAGLGHKAPSDKLNIAGIGVGGKGFTNLKFMETENIVALCDVDWDYAGRNAFERWYRAKQYKDFRVMLEEQKDIDAVMIATPDHTHALPALMAMREGKHVFLQKPLTHSVYESRIMTETAKRYGVATQMGNQGNSADGIRQICEWIWAGTIGEVTHVDTWTNRPIWPQGLSRPEKSKRVPKTLDWDLFIGPAKFTEYNPIYHPWNWRGWWDFGTGALGDMGCHILDPVFKALNLQYPKTVEGSSTPFNNDSAPNAEFVRYEFDRRDNLPKVAMPEVTVHWYDGGFMPPRPDELKDGEQMGDDGGGCIFYGTKGKIMCGTYAANPTLLPSVEMEHFQQPEKSIRRISNAMEGGHEQDWIRACKESKDARVEASSNFSYAGPLNEMVVMGVLAVRLQSLQRKLEWDGPNMRFTNISPSDTIRVLKKDNFEVVNGDPTFDKEYETLPASKMADEWIRHTYRSGWEQI, encoded by the coding sequence ATGAGCAACTTATCACGCAGAAAATTTATAGGCACAACAGCAACGGGTGTTGCTGCAGCCACAATCCTTCCCTCGAATGTTATCGCAGGTTTGGGGCATAAAGCTCCCAGCGACAAACTCAACATTGCCGGAATTGGTGTTGGCGGAAAAGGTTTCACCAACCTGAAATTTATGGAAACCGAGAACATTGTTGCGTTATGCGACGTGGATTGGGATTACGCCGGACGAAATGCATTTGAGCGCTGGTACCGGGCTAAACAATACAAAGATTTCAGGGTGATGCTGGAAGAGCAGAAAGATATTGACGCCGTGATGATCGCTACGCCTGACCACACCCACGCCCTGCCGGCATTAATGGCCATGCGTGAAGGCAAACATGTTTTTCTGCAGAAGCCATTAACACATTCGGTTTATGAATCGCGGATTATGACAGAAACAGCCAAACGTTACGGCGTTGCCACACAAATGGGCAACCAGGGTAATTCGGCTGATGGTATTCGCCAGATTTGCGAATGGATTTGGGCCGGAACAATTGGTGAAGTCACGCATGTTGACACCTGGACGAACCGCCCGATTTGGCCGCAAGGATTATCACGCCCTGAAAAAAGCAAAAGAGTTCCGAAAACACTCGACTGGGATTTGTTTATCGGACCGGCAAAATTTACCGAATACAACCCGATTTACCACCCATGGAACTGGCGCGGCTGGTGGGATTTTGGAACCGGAGCATTGGGCGATATGGGATGCCATATTCTCGATCCTGTTTTTAAAGCTCTGAACTTACAATATCCGAAAACGGTTGAAGGAAGTTCAACGCCTTTTAACAACGACTCGGCACCAAATGCAGAGTTTGTTCGCTACGAGTTTGATCGCCGCGACAACCTGCCTAAAGTAGCCATGCCCGAAGTTACCGTGCATTGGTACGACGGTGGTTTTATGCCTCCCCGCCCCGATGAATTAAAAGACGGCGAACAAATGGGCGACGATGGCGGTGGTTGTATTTTCTACGGAACAAAAGGAAAAATCATGTGCGGTACTTATGCCGCCAATCCAACCTTGTTGCCATCGGTTGAAATGGAGCATTTTCAACAACCGGAAAAATCAATACGACGTATTTCAAATGCCATGGAAGGAGGCCACGAACAAGACTGGATTCGTGCCTGCAAAGAAAGCAAAGATGCGCGTGTTGAAGCCTCATCAAACTTTTCGTATGCCGGGCCACTGAATGAAATGGTTGTAATGGGTGTACTGGCCGTTCGATTGCAAAGTCTTCAGCGCAAACTGGAATGGGACGGGCCAAATATGCGCTTTACAAATATCAGCCCGTCAGATACCATCCGCGTATTGAAAAAAGACAATTTTGAGGTAGTAAACGGCGATCCTACATTTGATAAAGAATACGAAACTTTGCCGGCTTCAAAAATGGCCGATGAGTGGATCAGGCATACTTACCGAAGCGGTTGGGAGCAGATATAA
- the pyrF gene encoding orotidine-5'-phosphate decarboxylase: protein MNQQQLFEQIQKKRSFLCVGLDTDIQKIPQHLKDTSDPIFSFNKEIIDATAKFSVAYKPNLAFYESLGSRGMESLEKTVMYVKSKYPEIFVIADAKRGDIGNTSNLYARAFFDQQDFDAVTVAPYMGEDSVKPFMTYLDKWVILLALTSNKGAYDFQFIEDKESGDKLFETVLKTSQNWGTTENLMYVVGATKAEKLKEIREIVPEHFLLVPGVGAQGGSLQEVSKNGMNSKCGLLVNSSRGIIYASTETDFASKAGAAAEEVQKEMEVLLQEAGLI from the coding sequence ATGAATCAACAGCAACTATTTGAGCAGATCCAAAAAAAACGCAGTTTCCTGTGTGTTGGTTTGGATACCGATATTCAAAAAATCCCGCAACACCTGAAAGATACATCAGATCCGATATTTTCATTCAACAAAGAAATTATTGATGCAACTGCCAAATTCTCGGTAGCATACAAACCCAACCTGGCGTTCTACGAGAGTTTGGGATCGAGAGGAATGGAAAGCCTGGAAAAAACGGTGATGTATGTAAAATCGAAATACCCGGAGATTTTTGTGATTGCCGATGCCAAACGTGGCGATATTGGCAATACATCAAATTTATATGCACGGGCGTTTTTCGATCAGCAGGATTTTGATGCGGTTACTGTTGCCCCATACATGGGTGAAGATTCGGTAAAACCCTTTATGACTTACCTTGACAAATGGGTAATTCTTTTGGCGCTGACATCGAATAAAGGGGCTTATGATTTTCAGTTTATCGAAGACAAAGAAAGTGGCGACAAATTGTTTGAAACCGTTTTGAAAACTTCGCAAAACTGGGGAACTACAGAAAATCTGATGTATGTGGTTGGTGCTACAAAAGCAGAAAAACTAAAAGAAATTCGTGAGATCGTTCCAGAGCACTTTTTGTTGGTTCCTGGTGTTGGAGCACAAGGAGGTAGCTTGCAGGAAGTTTCGAAAAACGGAATGAACAGCAAGTGTGGTTTGTTAGTGAATTCATCTCGCGGTATTATTTATGCATCGACAGAGACCGATTTTGCATCGAAAGCCGGAGCGGCAGCTGAAGAAGTTCAGAAAGAAATGGAAGTGCTGTTGCAAGAAGCAGGATTGATTTAG
- a CDS encoding fasciclin domain-containing protein: MKTVNLKKMVSLKSLILAALVIVSMAFVSCEKENDDYIPQSEFSDDSMLKAGNSLPPGDASIAAIAIDAGFSELVGALFYVDEELETGLVDMFLNGTDQYTVFAPTNDAFMALYDALEVEGISDLPADLVLNVLLYHVTDGRRAANSVVPKKNPKTIETLLEGATFNVDKDLKIWAVGNTANLVPGFVNISASNGIIHVIDAVILPIE; the protein is encoded by the coding sequence ATGAAAACAGTAAATTTAAAAAAAATGGTAAGCCTTAAGAGCTTAATTCTTGCAGCATTAGTAATCGTAAGTATGGCTTTTGTTAGCTGTGAAAAAGAAAATGATGACTACATCCCTCAAAGTGAATTCAGTGATGACTCAATGTTAAAAGCAGGTAATTCCTTACCTCCGGGTGACGCTTCAATTGCAGCAATAGCAATTGATGCAGGTTTCTCAGAATTGGTTGGTGCGCTTTTTTATGTTGACGAAGAACTAGAAACAGGATTGGTTGACATGTTCTTAAACGGTACTGATCAGTACACAGTTTTTGCACCAACCAACGATGCATTTATGGCACTTTACGATGCCTTGGAAGTGGAAGGCATTAGCGATCTACCGGCCGACCTGGTTCTAAACGTGCTATTGTACCACGTTACTGACGGAAGAAGAGCTGCAAACAGCGTGGTTCCAAAGAAGAATCCGAAAACAATTGAAACACTTTTGGAAGGAGCAACCTTTAATGTTGATAAAGATCTAAAAATTTGGGCAGTTGGAAATACTGCAAATCTTGTTCCCGGTTTTGTTAACATCTCAGCATCAAACGGAATCATCCATGTTATCGATGCGGTTATTCTGCCAATTGAATAG
- the clpP gene encoding ATP-dependent Clp endopeptidase proteolytic subunit ClpP, which produces MDNNEFRKYATKHAGISSLTMDRFASAYGNYISPTIIEERQLNVASMDVFSRLMMDRIIFLGVPIDDTVANIIQAQLLFLESTDPSKDIQIYFNSPGGSVYAGLGIYDTMQYISADVATICTGMAASMAAVLMTAGQKGKRSALTHSRIMIHQPMGGAQGQASDIEITAREILKIKKELYSIIANHSGQTLEQIEKDSDRDYWMTAQEAVEYGMIDEILVRNNK; this is translated from the coding sequence ATGGACAACAACGAATTTAGAAAATACGCAACTAAGCATGCTGGCATCAGCAGCTTAACAATGGATAGATTTGCATCAGCATATGGCAATTATATTTCGCCAACAATTATCGAAGAGCGCCAGTTAAACGTGGCATCAATGGACGTGTTCTCGCGTTTGATGATGGACCGTATTATTTTCCTTGGCGTACCAATCGACGATACAGTGGCAAACATTATTCAGGCACAACTGCTGTTCCTCGAGTCGACTGATCCGTCGAAAGACATTCAGATCTATTTCAACTCGCCCGGAGGTTCTGTTTATGCCGGTTTAGGCATTTACGATACCATGCAATACATTTCGGCCGATGTTGCAACTATCTGTACCGGCATGGCAGCTTCAATGGCAGCCGTGTTGATGACTGCCGGACAGAAAGGAAAACGTTCGGCATTAACACATTCCCGAATAATGATCCACCAACCAATGGGAGGTGCTCAGGGACAAGCTTCTGATATTGAAATTACAGCTCGCGAGATTCTGAAGATCAAGAAAGAATTGTACAGTATCATTGCTAACCACTCGGGACAAACTTTAGAACAAATTGAAAAAGACTCTGATCGAGATTACTGGATGACTGCACAGGAAGCAGTTGAATATGGTATGATTGATGAAATTTTAGTTCGAAATAACAAGTAA
- the prfA gene encoding peptide chain release factor 1: MAEYALLEKFESIKHRFSEVEQQITDPEVIADMKRYVKLNQEYKNLQKLVAKFQEYKNLVDNIETGKEMLAEESDEEMREMAREEIEESEKRIPEIEKEVKLLLVPADPEDAKNAILEIRAGTGGDEASIFAGDLFRMYTKFCEQKGWRMEVTNANEGTAGGFKEIVVNITGEGVYGVMKYESGVHRVQRVPQTETQGRVHTSAATVAVLPEADEFDVELKTEDIRRDEYCSSGPGGQSVNTTYSAIRLTHIPTGIVVTCQDQKSKLKNLDKAMAELRTRLYNMEYQKYIDEISSKRKTMVSTGDRSAKIRTYNWPQGRVTDHRINLTLYNLQAIINGEIDEIIEKLMIEENAAKLKEAEI; the protein is encoded by the coding sequence ATGGCAGAATACGCATTATTAGAAAAATTTGAATCGATAAAGCACCGTTTCTCAGAAGTTGAGCAACAGATTACCGATCCTGAGGTGATCGCCGACATGAAGCGTTACGTAAAACTGAACCAGGAATATAAAAACCTGCAGAAGTTAGTGGCAAAATTTCAGGAATATAAAAATCTGGTTGATAATATTGAGACCGGGAAAGAAATGCTGGCCGAGGAAAGTGATGAGGAAATGCGCGAAATGGCGCGTGAGGAAATCGAAGAATCGGAAAAACGCATTCCTGAGATTGAAAAAGAGGTTAAGCTATTATTGGTACCAGCGGATCCGGAGGATGCAAAAAATGCAATTCTTGAAATCCGTGCCGGAACCGGTGGCGACGAGGCAAGTATTTTTGCCGGTGATCTTTTCCGCATGTACACCAAATTTTGCGAGCAAAAAGGTTGGCGAATGGAAGTTACCAACGCCAACGAAGGTACAGCTGGTGGGTTTAAAGAAATCGTAGTAAATATTACCGGTGAAGGTGTTTACGGTGTTATGAAATACGAATCGGGAGTGCACCGTGTACAGCGTGTGCCACAAACCGAAACACAGGGACGAGTGCATACTTCGGCAGCAACGGTGGCAGTTTTACCAGAAGCCGATGAGTTTGATGTGGAACTGAAAACCGAAGATATCCGCCGAGATGAATACTGTTCATCGGGTCCTGGTGGCCAGTCGGTGAATACCACCTACTCTGCAATTCGTTTAACACACATTCCAACGGGAATTGTGGTGACTTGTCAGGATCAGAAATCGAAGCTGAAAAACCTCGACAAGGCGATGGCTGAATTGCGTACGCGTTTGTACAACATGGAATACCAGAAATACATCGACGAGATTTCATCGAAACGTAAAACAATGGTTTCTACCGGCGACCGTTCGGCTAAAATCCGTACGTACAATTGGCCACAAGGACGTGTAACTGATCACCGTATCAACCTTACGCTTTACAACCTGCAGGCAATTATTAATGGCGAAATCGACGAGATCATTGAAAAACTAATGATTGAAGAAAACGCCGCAAAACTAAAAGAAGCAGAAATTTAA
- a CDS encoding AIR synthase related protein, translating to MVTESRYSARGVSASKEDVHEAIKNVDKGLFPKAFCKIVPDILGGDDEWCNIMHADGAGTKSALAYMYWKETGDVSVWKGIAQDALIMNVDDLLCVGATDNILVSSTIGRNKNNIPGEVIAAIINGTEELLANLREMGVSIYSTGGETADVGDLVRTIIVDSTVTCRMKKAEVVSADKIAAGDVIVGLSSSGTATYETEYNGGMGSNGLTSARHDVFANYLAEKYPESFDPEVPADLVYSGGKKLTDAIEGLDVDAGKLVLSPTRTYAPVIKKVLDKYRSQISGMIHCSGGAQTKVLHFVDNVHVIKDNMFPVPPLFKLIQEQSETDWKEMYKVFNMGHRYEIYCSADVADEIIEISKSFNIDAQIIGKVEPFDGKKLTIKSEKGEFIY from the coding sequence ATGGTAACGGAATCAAGATATAGTGCAAGGGGTGTTTCGGCCTCGAAAGAAGATGTGCATGAAGCGATTAAGAATGTAGACAAAGGACTTTTTCCAAAGGCATTCTGTAAGATCGTTCCCGATATTTTAGGGGGCGACGACGAATGGTGCAATATTATGCACGCCGATGGAGCAGGAACAAAGTCGGCATTGGCTTACATGTACTGGAAAGAAACCGGCGACGTTTCGGTGTGGAAAGGAATTGCACAGGATGCACTTATCATGAATGTTGACGACCTGCTTTGTGTGGGGGCCACCGATAATATTTTGGTATCATCAACAATTGGCCGCAACAAAAACAATATTCCGGGCGAAGTTATCGCCGCCATAATTAACGGAACCGAAGAGTTGTTGGCCAACCTTCGCGAAATGGGAGTGAGTATTTATTCAACCGGAGGCGAAACTGCCGATGTTGGCGATCTGGTTCGTACCATCATTGTTGATTCAACTGTTACATGCCGCATGAAAAAAGCGGAGGTGGTTTCGGCCGATAAAATTGCTGCCGGCGATGTAATTGTTGGTTTGTCATCATCGGGCACAGCAACTTACGAAACAGAATACAACGGCGGAATGGGAAGTAACGGTTTAACCTCTGCCCGCCACGATGTGTTTGCCAATTATCTGGCAGAAAAATATCCTGAAAGTTTTGATCCGGAAGTTCCTGCTGATCTTGTTTATTCAGGTGGAAAGAAATTAACTGATGCCATTGAAGGATTGGATGTTGATGCCGGGAAACTGGTGCTTTCACCAACGCGTACTTATGCGCCGGTAATTAAAAAGGTGCTTGACAAATACCGCTCACAAATTTCGGGAATGATACATTGCTCAGGAGGTGCTCAAACAAAAGTGTTGCACTTTGTCGACAATGTTCATGTGATTAAAGATAATATGTTTCCTGTGCCTCCGCTGTTCAAATTGATTCAGGAGCAATCGGAAACCGACTGGAAAGAAATGTACAAGGTGTTCAACATGGGACACCGTTACGAAATATACTGCAGTGCCGATGTGGCTGACGAGATCATCGAAATCTCAAAATCATTTAACATCGACGCACAAATTATTGGAAAAGTTGAACCTTTCGACGGCAAGAAATTGACAATTAAATCGGAGAAAGGCGAGTTCATTTATTAA
- the clpX gene encoding ATP-dependent Clp protease ATP-binding subunit ClpX, producing MSNKEKMDKCSFCGREKKEVNLLIAGIDGHICDRCAEQAHSIIQEEVKTSSSFDLDEIKLLKPKEIKDFLDQYVIGQDRAKRILSVSVYNHYKRLTQHVDDDETEIEKSNIILVGETGTGKTLLARTIAKMLHVPFTIVDATVLTEAGYVGEDIESLLTRLLQAADYNVEAAERGIVFVDEIDKIARKSDNPSITRDVSGEGVQQGLLKLLEGSIVNVPPQGGRKHPEQKLIPVDTKNILFVCGGAFDGIERKIANRLNTKVIGYSAAKDADRIERENLLQYVSPQDLKSFGLIPEIIGRLPVLTYLNPLDKETLRNILTEPKNSVIKQYKKLFKLDEIELEFDEEALEYIVDKAIEFKLGARGLRSICENIMNDAMFDAPSDEITELRITKEYAESQVDKSGIRRLKAS from the coding sequence ATGTCAAATAAAGAAAAGATGGACAAGTGTTCGTTTTGCGGACGGGAAAAGAAGGAAGTGAATCTTCTTATTGCGGGGATTGACGGACACATTTGCGACCGTTGTGCCGAGCAGGCTCATTCCATTATTCAGGAAGAGGTAAAAACATCAAGCTCTTTTGATCTCGATGAGATAAAACTGCTAAAACCAAAAGAGATCAAGGATTTTCTTGATCAATATGTTATTGGCCAGGATCGCGCAAAACGTATACTCTCTGTATCGGTTTACAATCATTACAAACGATTGACACAACACGTTGACGATGATGAAACAGAGATTGAAAAATCAAATATCATTTTAGTTGGTGAAACTGGTACCGGTAAAACGTTGCTGGCACGCACCATTGCAAAAATGCTACATGTTCCGTTTACCATTGTTGATGCTACCGTACTTACCGAGGCCGGTTATGTTGGAGAAGACATTGAAAGTTTGCTGACCCGCTTACTGCAGGCTGCCGACTACAATGTGGAAGCTGCCGAGCGCGGGATTGTATTTGTTGACGAGATTGATAAGATCGCTCGTAAAAGCGATAATCCATCGATAACCCGCGACGTTTCGGGCGAAGGTGTTCAGCAAGGTTTGTTGAAACTGCTAGAAGGATCGATTGTAAATGTTCCGCCTCAGGGAGGACGTAAACATCCGGAGCAAAAACTGATTCCGGTTGACACGAAGAATATCCTGTTTGTGTGTGGTGGCGCATTTGATGGCATTGAGCGCAAAATTGCTAACCGACTGAATACAAAAGTTATTGGTTACAGCGCTGCAAAAGATGCTGACCGCATTGAGCGAGAAAACTTGTTACAATATGTTTCACCACAAGATTTAAAATCATTTGGTTTGATTCCGGAGATCATCGGTCGTTTACCGGTACTAACCTATCTGAATCCTTTGGATAAAGAAACACTTCGCAACATTTTAACTGAACCTAAAAATTCGGTGATCAAGCAGTACAAAAAACTGTTTAAGCTGGATGAAATTGAGTTGGAATTTGACGAAGAAGCACTGGAATACATTGTTGACAAGGCAATTGAATTCAAATTGGGTGCACGTGGGTTACGTTCAATTTGCGAAAATATTATGAATGATGCCATGTTTGATGCACCTTCTGACGAAATCACAGAGCTGCGTATCACGAAAGAATATGCCGAAAGCCAGGTTGACAAATCGGGCATTAGAAGATTGAAAGCAAGCTAA
- the tig gene encoding trigger factor: MNINLENIDQVNAVINLTIEKTDYEKQVADVLKDYRQKATIPGFRPGKVPAGLIKKRFGTAVLVEEVNKLISQNLSKYMIDEKLPVLGEPMPNEEKQKPIDWEKDESFEFTFDVALAPEVKVSLDKRNKYTYYNIAVSDDMIQQQVDMAASQLGENVPAEEAKEDSTVRGNFVQLDAEGNEVEGGIAPEGVLLAVDKIKDEEIKNAFVGCKKDDIIVFNPVKAFENNHEVAHMLNIKHEEAETLESDFRYTVTEILQFQKAELNEELFKKLYGEETEIKTLDDFKAKIKEDLAKNLVFSSDHKFALDTRDALVEKTDLEMPEEFLKRWLVAVNKELTQEQIENEFPAFILDLKWQLIKDTIAKENELQVEAEDAEDFAKQMAAAQFQQYGIHDAPEEQLESFAKMMLEKPEEKERIYKKLLEDKVVEVVKEKVTIQEEEVSQEKFNEMMQANQ, translated from the coding sequence ATGAATATTAATTTAGAAAACATCGACCAGGTTAATGCGGTAATCAATCTTACCATCGAAAAAACTGACTATGAAAAACAAGTTGCCGATGTTTTAAAAGACTATCGTCAAAAAGCTACAATTCCAGGATTCCGCCCCGGTAAAGTTCCGGCAGGCCTTATCAAGAAAAGATTTGGAACAGCTGTTTTGGTTGAAGAGGTAAATAAATTGATCTCTCAAAACCTGTCGAAATACATGATTGATGAAAAACTTCCTGTTCTTGGCGAACCAATGCCAAACGAGGAAAAACAAAAACCAATCGACTGGGAAAAAGATGAGTCGTTTGAGTTTACTTTTGATGTAGCCTTGGCTCCTGAAGTAAAAGTATCGCTTGACAAACGCAATAAATACACTTACTACAACATTGCCGTTTCTGATGACATGATTCAGCAGCAGGTTGACATGGCAGCTTCTCAACTGGGAGAAAATGTTCCAGCCGAGGAAGCGAAAGAAGATAGCACTGTTCGCGGCAACTTTGTACAGCTTGACGCTGAAGGAAACGAAGTTGAAGGCGGAATTGCACCTGAAGGAGTACTTTTAGCGGTTGACAAAATCAAAGACGAAGAAATTAAAAACGCATTTGTTGGTTGCAAAAAAGACGACATCATCGTTTTCAACCCGGTAAAAGCGTTCGAAAATAACCACGAAGTGGCGCACATGCTTAACATTAAGCATGAAGAAGCCGAAACGCTGGAAAGCGATTTCAGATACACTGTAACTGAAATTCTTCAGTTCCAAAAAGCAGAATTGAACGAAGAATTGTTCAAAAAGCTTTATGGTGAAGAAACAGAAATTAAAACGCTTGACGATTTCAAAGCAAAAATTAAAGAAGACCTGGCCAAAAACCTGGTATTCTCATCTGATCATAAATTTGCATTAGACACACGCGATGCGCTGGTTGAAAAAACGGATCTGGAAATGCCGGAGGAGTTTTTGAAACGTTGGTTAGTGGCTGTAAACAAAGAATTAACACAGGAGCAAATCGAAAACGAATTCCCTGCATTTATTCTTGATTTGAAATGGCAATTGATTAAAGACACGATCGCAAAAGAAAACGAATTGCAGGTTGAAGCGGAAGATGCAGAAGACTTTGCCAAGCAAATGGCAGCTGCACAGTTCCAGCAGTACGGAATCCACGATGCCCCAGAGGAGCAGCTGGAATCGTTCGCTAAAATGATGCTTGAAAAACCTGAAGAAAAAGAACGCATCTACAAAAAATTGTTGGAAGACAAAGTGGTAGAAGTGGTAAAAGAAAAAGTTACTATTCAGGAAGAAGAAGTATCGCAGGAAAAATTCAACGAAATGATGCAGGCAAACCAATAG